The stretch of DNA AACAGGGTTTGTCCCAGAATGACAATATATAACCTACCAGAGGATGAGTTATTAGTGTCTGATCAatcactgtatatatctgtatgtagtaatctcctgagctccctctagtggtggctgtatatatctgtatgtagtaatctcctgagctccctctagtggtggctgtatatatctgtatgtagtaatctcctgagctccccctagtggtggctgtatatatctgtatgtagtaatctcctgaactccctctagtggtggctgtatatatctgtatgtagtaatctccggagctccctctagtggtggctgtatatatctgtatgtagtaatctccggagctccctctagtggtggctgtatatatctgtatgtagtaatctcctgagctccctctagtggtggctgtatatatctgtatatagtaatctcctgagctccctctagtggtggctgtatatatcgatatgtagtaatctcctgagctccctctagtggtggctgtgtatatctgtatatacagtgggggaaataattatttgacccctcactgattttgtaagtttgtccaatgacaaagaaatgaaaagtctcagaacagtatcatttcaatggtaggtttattgtaacagtggcagatagcacatcaaaaggaaaatcgaaaaaataactttaaataaaagatagcaactgatttgcatttcattgagtgaaataagtatttgaacccctaccaaccattaagagttctggctcccacagagtggttagacacttctactcaattagtcaccctcattaaggacacctgtcttaactagtcacctgtataaaagacacctgtccacagaatcaatcaatcaagcagactccaaactctccaacatgggaaagaccaaagagctgtccaaggatgtcagagacaaaattgtagacctgcacaaggctggaatgggctacaaaaccattagcaagaagctgggagagaaggtgacaactgttggtgcgattgttcgaaaatggaaggagcacaaaatgaccatcaatcgacctcgctctggggctccacgcaagatctcacctcgtggggtgtcaatggttctgagaaaggtgaaaaagcatcctagaactacacgggaggagttagttaatgacctcaaattagcagggaccacagtcaccaagaaaaccattggaaacacattacaccgcaatggattaaaatcctgcagggctcgcaaggtcccctgctcaggaaggcacatgtgcaggcccgtctgaagtttgccaatgaacacctgaatgattcagagagtgactgggagaaggtgctgtggtctgatgagaccaaaatagagctctttggcattaactcaactcgctgtgtttggaggacgaaaaatgctgcctatgacccccaaaacaccgtccccaccgtcaagcatgggggtggaaacattttgctttgggggtgtttttctgctaagggcacaggacaacttattcgcataaacgggaaaatggacggagccatgtatcgtgaaatcctgagcgacaacctccttccctctgccaggaaactgaaaatgggtcgtggatgggtgttccagcacgacaatgacccaaaacatacagcaaaggcaacaaaggagtggctcaagaagaagcacattaaggtcatggagtggcctagtcagtctccggaccttaatccaatcgaaaacctatggagggagctcaagctcagagttgcacagagacagcctcgaaaccttagggatttagagatgatctgcaaagaggagtggaccaacattcctcctaaaatgtgcgcaaacttggtcatcaattacaagaaacgtttgacctctgtgcttgcaaacaagggtttttccaccaagtattaagtctttttttgttagagggttcaaatacttatttcactcaatgaaatgcaaatcagttgctatcttttatttaaagttattttttcgattttccttttgatgtgctatctgccactgttacaataaacctaccattgaaatgatactgttctgagacttttcatttctttgtcattggacaaacttacaaaatcagtgaggggtcaaataattatttcccccactgtagtaatctcctgagctccctctagtggtggctgtatatatcgatatgtagtaatctcctgagctccctctagtggtggctgtatatatctgtatgcagtaatctcctgagcaccctctagtggtggctgtatatatctgtatgtagtaatctcctgagctccctctagtggtggctgtatatatctgtatgtagtaatctcctgagctccctctagtggtggctgtatatatctgtatgtagtaatctcctgagctccctctagtggtggttgtatatatctgtatgtagtaatctcctgagctccctctagtggtggctgtatatatctgtatgtagtaatctcctgagctccctctagtggtgactgtatatatctgtatgcagtaatctcctgagctccctctagtggtctcTGTTTATGTAGAAGATTTGGAGCTCTCTATCAGAAAAATTGTCTCTGCTTACTATAAAGACGAAATTATGAACATTCACTCAGTTATAAAGCATCTGGTTTCCTCACCAGTTTCATCTAGAATTATTCTTCATTAGCAGATGGCTCTGTCACCTGTTTTATATTCCAGTGCTTAAATCTCCCAGCATTCCCTTGACGTGCGGTGTCTACTTATTTACTATATGTTCTGCTTCATTCACAGATCACAAGACACCTCCTTGGAGGCCCCCCCACCTGCGCTGCCCCCAAAACAGTCTAAGAAGAACAGCCAAATCTACCAGTCGCAGGAGCTGGACAACCACGTCAGCGAGGGCTGGTCTCCCGAGAGATCCACAGTGAGTGCGCGCTGACCCCGGGGTCTcgcttctctgcatgtccttcctcTCGCCCGCTTTTAGTGGAAGTCATTGTGTATGATGAGATCGCTTCTCCTTTCCTCTGCGCTGAAGTTTTAATACAAGTGAAACTGGTTCTCCGCAGAGAGAATGAACAGCACTGCGAGGGACCCCAGTGTGAATGCACTATTATACGGGCCCCCATAATATGGCTCACCACCTTCTTCTAGCTGGCTGCAGGAAAAAAGTGTTTTCAGCTATTTATCACATTTGTCTGTTCCTGGAAATGCTGGGTGAAACATGAGTATTACTGCGGATAAGGAGCCCtgatcactattttttattttcctactgccccccgtCTCCACGCTGTTTAAATACGTTATCAGGACTGCTGTTCATGCGCACAGGAGTCCGGACGGTGCTGACAGCGGGGGAACAGGTGGCAGTACGAAATTAAAAAATAGTGATACCGACTCCTTATCTgctgtagataatagtccaaaatcaaGCGTCGTATATgtaaaaaaccgcagcactcacttgtcttcaatTATGCAGGATTTCTTCACCAAcacaaatgcgacgtttcgaccgtcatGGTCTTTCTGGCACAACCACAAGAAAGGTTTCattttttcgttgtgctgctattaacattttttttagtcCAAAAtcaaggtgacagattccctataaTATTCCCAGTACAGCTGGGTGATAACCAATATGGCCACCTTCACAGCTCCAGCAAGGGTCGCCACAGAGCTTTCCTGGTGTCCTGAATGGCGTGGTTATGTAGTGATAGCAAGACGTAAAAGCTGGACAGATTGGCCCTCCGTACCTCTGGAAAAGATGAGGGTAGCCACCAGGGAGCTGTCATGGAGGCGGCTCCCTCAGTCAgcatccagctttcccagactcctgaggGGAAATCCTTCTAGTTGTGCAGATAATATGGCTGATCGGGAAGATGAGGAGAAGCCGTTGTAATATCCGTCGTTACAGCGCCCACTGGGGTTGTCACCCAGCCATCCTAAGCCATACAGCTAAGACAGTTCAACATGATGGAATTAatgtttctattcactgacagctagCTTGACGAGGGTGAGGATTAAACAGAAAGTAGAAAGTGACGGAAAACGCAGTCAGAGGACCAGAGAGATCCTGACAACTGTAGACCCCCTTGTGATGTGTCCCTGGGGGGATTGCTCCTCGTGCCGCTCTGTTAACGTGTCCTGCATTTCTCTTGCAGCCCAACGGCTTTGTGCCCCACGACAATCTGGTTCTGATTAGAATGAGACCAGATGAGAACGGGCGCTTTGGATTTAATGTTAAGGTAAGAAGCTCTGTAACCCCCCAGATCGGTGTTAGGGGGCATATCCCCATGTACGCCTCTGTGGGATATGGCGCACTGCACAGTATATGGATTTGGCTGCGCGTCCCTGTAAGAAAATAGCGTAGTCTACTGATGGAGTAAAACGTATACCGGCCCAAGGTGAATGGACGTCTATAGATACATGTATCCGCAGGGAGATTTCCCAATGTGAATTCAGCTGTATGATCGACTAGTCATGTCACATGATGGCGCGTCATACAGGAGGTACAGACCATGTGCCGGCCGGACGTCCTCACTGATCCATTGTTCTTCTTGTGCAGGGCGGCTATGATCAGAAGATGCCGGTCATCGTGTCCCGCGTGGCTCCAGGAACCTCTGTACGTAGCGCTCCATACATGCATAGTCTGTTCTGTCATAAACCTGCGCTATAGGGGGATGTAGCGTACATTGGAAAGTCACCCCGTCCGAATTCATGTCACATGGGCAGCGGTTTTGTTAGGCACCATTCCGTCATCTTGGTGCACCCCCCTCCCTTTCCTGACTGTAAAGCTTTCGTTACAGTGTGTCAGTAGCTGTATGTGTGATGCCTGTGTCTCCTCTCCTTTTGCAGGCCGATCTGTGTGTCCCCCGTCTTAATGAAGGGGATCAGGTTGTACTGATCAATGGCCGGGACATATCGGAGCACACGCACGATCAAGTTGTCATGTTCATTAAGGCGAGCTGTGAGAGGCATTCTAGGGAGCTGGTGCTACTGGTGCGACCGAATGGTGAGTCTCATGTTTCTAtgcaatgtcctcatttcgggggGTCCTAAGAGCAAGGACGTATACAGGGTGTACCATAGAGAGCCCACCTGGGGCACCTTATGGGGGGTCCTTATGGCGGCCTCACCAAGCTCTGCCATATCGCACAGCCGCTGTCCCTGCTCTCATCTCATTGTGTTTCTGTCTCAGCCGTCTATGACATCGTAGAAGAAAGGATGGAGAATGAGCCGGATTTTCAGTACATCCCCGAGAAGACTCCTATAGACCGTGTCCACTCGGAGGACGACGCTTTGAGAGAGTCCATGATCCAGCTGGCGGAGGGTCTGCTCAATGGCACGGTCCTGGCGCAGTTCGATGTAAGGAGCCCCTCCATGTATTACTGACTAGAGGCTGCTCCATTGTGTGGCACGGTATACAGGGGCGTGCGTCACCCATAGGTTCCCATTGTAACGAAACCGCATGGCCGTCTTTCATTTCCTCATCATTTCAAAGATCTCTGCTGCCAGTGATGCGTCGTCTCAAAAatgtgtaattattattattattattatttttttttgcattcagcAACTGTACAGGAAGAAGCCGGGGATGACCATGTCTTGTGCCAAATTACCTCAGAATATTTCCAAAAATCGATACAGAGACATTTCACCTTGTAAGTGCTGCACTCTGCTCTCTGCTCCGAAGCTTCTCACAACTAAAGGGACAAAACTGTAGGCgatattctttaaaggggttctccgggaattactgaaataaaattactgaaaatatctaaatattactttattataaacacattttattatttataatatggggggggcaagaatcaggggaaataaaaataaacacaaaacCCGTCCTAATAACACATCAGGACGGGTCAAAGCCTCAGCTCTCCGCACTTCTCTTGCTGTCATGAATTGCGATCTTACAGCTGGTAAGATATCAGCCGCGTGTGGTAACGGAGCAAAGCGACAGAGAAGAGCGACCGCTCTGGGCTGTGGGGATGTAGCAGAGTCCGTACAGTCGCCCACCACCCTGATCACGCCTCTTGCTGTGATGCATTGTAACGGGGTCTGCACCTGTGGCAGTCAGATATGATCAGGACCAGTGTTCAGTCTGCAGTGTTTCAATTCATTGACAGCAAATAGAAATATTGATAAATCTGAGTAACTGAAGCAAATCTTTTATTTGTGTGTCACTTTCTGCAGATGATGCTACACGGGTCATATTACACGGGGGCGACGATTACATCAACGCAAATTACATCAATGTGAGTGACCGCTCCGGAGGGTCCGCTTCAGTAACGCAGTGAATATGGTTCTGCAACTTTCCTAACAGACTTTGTTACAATTCCTCACTCTTTTTAaggtctctgcttgctgtcagtgaatgcagACCACCTTCTTAAAATGTATATCTCATAATCCATGACCAGCTGACAGAGGAGCAGAGCTCTTTACTGCACCCATGTCGGTTTGAACTGGACTGATCTTCATCTTGTAAATGTtttaattcactgacagcaaggagAGATCATGAAAACAATGAGACATTGGGACATACAGTGATTGATCTTCACTTTCATCCTCGCCCTGCACCGCGGCTGCAATGTTTCACCTTTCCTCATGACTTTGAGCGGGCGAAGTGATTTGGCAGCGAAGCTGGAAATCTGCGCCTCTGTTTTCACATAAACCGCCCGTCCCAGAAGGCGACCTGCCGAGGGATTCATCGCCTCGGGATCTGATCGGCTCCTTCCAGTAATAAGGACCTGTCCCGACTCATGATTGTTCTTGTTTCCCTGCAGATGGAGATACCGTCCTCCAGCATAATCAACCGGTACATCGCCTGCCAGGGGCCGCTGCCAAATACCTGTCCAGACTTCTGGCAGATGACCTGGGAGCAGGGCTCGTCCATGGTGGTCATGCTCACTACGCAGGTGGAGCGGGGGAAGGTACATTCTCCTGCAGCGTCTTGGCTGAGCCATATGAGATGCATCAGCGAGGATGTAAACATGATATATCCCACAGAATAACTTCTAGTTCCTCTCCCGATCTTGGGGGCTGCGGCCATTTTCAGCTTTGTTTCCATTATGCCAATGGCTGCAGCTTTCTGGGTGCAATAGTCTGCAGGTTTCTCCAGTCTTGAATGTCACACTGCTGCTCGTCCAGAGCTCATGTACTCCCTTTCCCCCCTGATTGATCTATTTATTCACCATTTTCACAATCTCTGCCTCCTGTCACTGACTGGGAACCTCCTTGTTGAGATTCAGGGGCTGAATACTCATCCTCACACagttgagggtttgttacagtgtaggAGTCAATGCAATCTTCTGTGAGCTCAAAGTCTTCTATCCCGTATGTCCAGAGGATAGCAATTTATGTCTCAAAACTCCATATTAATGCTGATCTAACCCAAGTACTGGGGTAGATATTACACTGATACAGTGTAACAGACCATCATCTGTGAGGTTGCATGGATTTTTCAGTCTGTGAATGCAGACAGAAATGTTTCTtttcattgacagcaagcaggaatggtTACTTTTTCTTAATACCTGGTGGTGATAGCCCAATATTGCTGTGGTTTCAGGTAAAGTGCCACCAGTACTGGCCGGAGCCCTCGGTCAGCTCAGAATTTGGGAATTTCAGAGTCGCCTGCCATTCAGAGGAGGGGAACCCTGCATATGTTTTCCGAGAGATGACGCTGACTAACCTGGAGGTGAGGATCGGTGACAGCAGTGGGAGGCGTGAGGTGGCCGCTACCTCCAGGCCATGCACAGGGGTCCCCATCGGTCCTGAGGTTTGTGCGGCTGTTGCTTACAGACGAAATTTCCTTTTTAGAAGGATGAAAGTCGCCCGCTCACCCAGATCCAGTACACGGCGTGGCCCGACCACGGGGTCCCAGACGACTCCAGCGACTTCCTGGATTTTGTGTGTCTTGTGAGGCAGAAGAGGTTTAACCACGAGCAGCCGGTGGTCGTTCACTGCAGGTAACCCCCACCCTTCCCTGGTAAACTTTTAGGGGAATTGCCTTTCTAGCGTCCTCCCGGATGGAACCACACGGGTTAACCCCTTCAtgcccagcaccgtacatgtacggtgctgggcgGGTGTATATAGATGGCGCCCGCTGCGGGCGCCATTGCCACGGGTGGCCGTCTGCTTCTTTTAGCAGACACCAGCGTctcatgtccgcaaccggcagtaatgcagatcgtggacatttaacccctcagatgccgtggtcaaatcggaccatggcatctgagcgcgctgaaaccgaaagtgcgcacttttggctatgctccggctcccccatgtggcgatcggaggagacagagcttgtgtgcagcagcccgtgtctttatgaatgacgggaggctgctgcatagtatttcctatggagcccttgcctgtaacagggctccataggaaactagcaattttctcatagactccagtgCTAGTCGCGATGTGCGAAGAAAAACgctcatagtataaaaatatatttcccatACGGAAAaaagtttttggtcgcttcattttctacaaaagaattaaataaaaagtgatcaaaaagtcacacaccccagaatggtatcaatgaaaagttccgatcgcccccatacagctctgtacacacaattactaaaaagttataggggtcaaaatatggcggcaagactatacatataaggtattgccgGATTCgtgctgacctgtagaataaaagtaaccggtCGGTTTTATCAAACgtcgttaaaaaaaaagttaaactttggtggaattgctttttttttttttttttttttgcaatttcaaaccatttggaatttttttcccgcttcccactacatcatatgcaatattaaatggtgactttggaaagtaaaacttgtcccgcaaaaaacaagccctcatacggctatgtgaacagacacataaaaaagctatggctctgggaaggcagggagcgcaaaacgaaaacctccgggggtgaaagggttaaagggtgatatcagtggtccccaacctgcaTCTCTCAGCTGTCAGGGCATGGCTGGAGTTGTAGTAGTGCAGGAGCTGCCGTCCGCCTTTCCTGTATGGACAGATTGTCGCTGCAGgcagcacccagctttcccagtttaCTGAATGGAGACCGTTATAACATCCGGCaggctgggaaagctgggtgatgaccACAATATGACAGCTGTCATGGACTCCCTGCCCAGGTGCCACCCGAGGTAACTTGTTTGCTGGCAgtgttggttgtcacccagctttcctgtgtCTGGCCAGATATAGAGGGATGTATCTCATATTCCTGCACAGCAAGACACATTTACCATTCAGGACTCTTGGAGAGCTGGGTCATGGTGCTGTCACCATAGTCGTCTTCACGCAGCTTTCgagaaaaattaataaattagGAAACTGCTAAAAGAAAGGTTTTAATAACTTTAATAAAAGCTGCAAAATGACCTTTTATAGAACTTTTATTCCTTGACTGCCCCCCTGTGGCCATGGAGAACATTGCAGTTGTTCTGGTTTGTTCCAGGCTCCGCTGTTCTAAAGGCAAACTGGTGTAATGTGAGTTTTATGGGAATTTTTGCATTGAATTTCTTATCTTGTTCTCTGTCAGCGCTGGGATCGGTCGGACGGGTGTGCTTATCACCATGGAGACAGCGATGTGTCTGATGGAGTGTAACCAGGCCGTGTACCCACTGGACATTGTACGGACGATGAGAGATCAGCGCGCCATGATGATCCAGACTCCGGTAACGTCACAACCAATGGACTGTGCTGTGTGTCCTGCGCTGCCTGGCGTAATAAGAGGGGGCGTAATGAAAGAGAGCGCTCTTGAAAAAATACGCCATGAGAAACACTTGAACTACATGACGTTTTAAAATTGTTTAAAATGCTCCAAAAGTAGTGGATGTGAAggagccttaggctccattcagacgtccgaagtgcactgcgaatccgcaatacacccggccggcgcccccatagaaatgcctgttcttgtccgcaattgtggacaagaataggacatgctctatttttttctggagctgCAGATCGGGGGGCGCTCCGGAAATTTAGATGCAGACaggacactgtgtgctgtccgcatctctttcggccccatagagaattaatgggtctgcacccgttctgcataattgcagaacggatgcagaccccttctacggacgtgtgaatggacccttaaagggggtttccgggCTAGACCACCATGATCTGGTTACATGcattgggagcagcgctgcagttaccagctccatccGCTACACAATGCATCGGAGCCACCCTGAAACGGCTCATCCTGTAGTGTGTAAGGACCCCCACGATCTGCTATTGATTGATGATCATGAGGATGGGCCATCAGTATCTCCGGGTACTAAAGAttaaaaaacacaagaaaaaaaaaagcttgtatAAAAGACAAAAATTTCAGGGAGTTTTTCACAAGCCCCAAAAGATCTGCCTCCATGGacaagtgtggcgctgtttctggaagtcaGCCGCCATGTTTTTATAGTGTCCTACAATCCCTTCGAAGGGTAACTAAACTTCCATAAGTGTTACCATATCATAGTGATGTCAGAAGctttgatcagtggggtccgggtggtgagacccccaccgattcgAGGGGTCTGCACACGCAGAGGAGATGAaggccaaaggggggggggggcaatcatGGGGGTCTGCAGACCCGGATCCCACCTGTGCTGAATGCTGGTGCCCTTTGTGTCTTGCAGAGTCAGTACAGATTTGTGTGTGAAGCGATCCTGAAGGTCTACGAGGAGGGGATGGTAAAACCTTCATCACTTCATTAACGGAAGGAGCCGGCCGTCAGCAGGGGCGCGCGCTGACCATTCGCCTGCACGCCCCAGGATCCGACCACACAGAAGGACTGAGGAGGACAAATCAGCACTGCTGCACTTTATAATAATCGATTTGTGAAGTCGACATTTCTCCCGCATCAGAGACGCCATGGGTTTTGTTTCTTTAGAAAACTGATTCTCCGACCGCTTCGCTTGGAAACGAATAGATGAGATTTTTATTTATGTGACGTTGCTTTGTGCACTACAGCGCCCCTCCTCTGTACATTCACTGCCAGAGATCCCTACGCCCTATTCATTACACCCACACGGCCGCAGCTCCCGGATCATACCGTCACCCCCCCTCACAATCTACACCGAACCCCGTCCACCCCCCAGGACCAATCACTGGAGTTATCGGCGCAAACGTCATCCGGTACACTGAACTGGAACTGAGCCGCCACCGGGCACCCTCCATGAACTAGCACCAGCCGCCTGCCGCTGATCAGCTGgtgcaggcgccgctcatcattgTCAGCGATAATTGTGAAATGTTAGTGTACTCAGACCCATTCTAGGGGTATGTCCTAGAGCAGTGGTCCCCTACCCAGAGCTTTCCAGCTGTCGCTAAACCACAGCTGCCAGCGGgctcagtgcatgctgggagttgtagttttgcaacagccggagAGCGCCGCAGGTTGGAGatgattttgtttttttgtttccttgACCACTAAtacaataatatatttttatttcttccaTTAAATGTAATTGTCATGATGGTGGAAGCGGCTATTTCTTAAGCGCATCAATAATTGCAAGTATGGCGACCCTCCAAGCTGCGCCAGTGACGGGCATGATTCGGAGTCCGACCCTCGGTGTTATATCCTGCCGTCCGTATGCACAATCTATAAAATGCAATGTCTGTGCTGCCACTCGGTGGGCGGAATCGGTATTACAGGTCCTTGTAGACTGTCTCTGCCCTTCTGAGGCCGGTGAGATTGCGGTTATTGTGGCCGCACCTTGTGATAAGAGACGTATTCCACCTCCGCAGACCATCAACATTTAGGTTTACAGACCATTGTTTGTCCAGTACTCTGTAAAGTCTGATGATCCAGAACATATCCATCCCACTGATGCTGcactaaagtgtttttttgtaTGGCCTTGATGGATCCTGAACCACTGAAATGCGGCTTCCGTTCCGTATCAGCCGCGTCGTTCTCGTTCCACCGGTGTCCAGTTCACGTCCGGTCTGTGTTGGGGTGGCATTGAGGCCAGGCTGCATTTTTGAATGGCTGCCCGTCCTGTCCTGTGTATAGGGTGTAGTTCACAGCTCCTTGTGATATTGAGCATCTTGTCATGTTctctactccagtcacatccaaagctgcgtttaCGAGTCTCACTGCCAGCCTAGCTTAGGTACAATAAGGCCATGCCCCCTGATACAGAGTACGATGGGTTATGTTgcttttttagggggggggggtcacaaggTTTTGCACAAGCAGCTTTTTTTTTGCCTGCGCTGCTTCTGGTGCACCTTACTGGTTGCACTTTATACG from Bufo bufo chromosome 7, aBufBuf1.1, whole genome shotgun sequence encodes:
- the PTPN4 gene encoding tyrosine-protein phosphatase non-receptor type 4 isoform X4 — encoded protein: MSGGIVIYKNGVRINTFPWLKIVKISFKCKQFFIQLRRELNEYRETVLGFNMVNYRACKNVWKTCVEHHTFFRLDSPLPPHKNFFAHYFTLGSRFRYCGRTEVQSVQYGKEKANKDRVFARSPSKPLSRKLVSDMDWEVVSRNSLSNERLETQSLPSRSPPGSPNQFFHCSRNATFTQEGARLRPSSVGHLVDHIVHTSPGEVFTNHRSPSSTQANSIILDSPQSQDTSLEAPPPALPPKQSKKNSQIYQSQELDNHVSEGWSPERSTPNGFVPHDNLVLIRMRPDENGRFGFNVKGGYDQKMPVIVSRVAPGTSADLCVPRLNEGDQVVLINGRDISEHTHDQVVMFIKASCERHSRELVLLVRPNAVYDIVEERMENEPDFQYIPEKTPIDRVHSEDDALRESMIQLAEGLLNGTVLAQFDQLYRKKPGMTMSCAKLPQNISKNRYRDISPYDATRVILHGGDDYINANYINMEIPSSSIINRYIACQGPLPNTCPDFWQMTWEQGSSMVVMLTTQVERGKVKCHQYWPEPSVSSEFGNFRVACHSEEGNPAYVFREMTLTNLEKDESRPLTQIQYTAWPDHGVPDDSSDFLDFVCLVRQKRFNHEQPVVVHCSAGIGRTGVLITMETAMCLMECNQAVYPLDIVRTMRDQRAMMIQTPSQYRFVCEAILKVYEEGMVKPSSLH